A window from Kovacikia minuta CCNUW1 encodes these proteins:
- a CDS encoding CAP domain-containing protein codes for MLQKKIFSDSVSTTDRNDYYQVSIGTKGNLNLSLNGLRANANVQLINANGAVLSQSIRTGTAREAIAQVVNPGTYYVRVYQVSGSTNYTLKLSADPISSPVPTPPPRPTPTPTPTSTPDFTQQVLDLTNQFRAQNGVGPLKLNVELNAAALTHSKNMALQDFFSHTGKDGSTAGDRLKTVGYESLAWGEYQMTMRVADK; via the coding sequence GTGCTACAAAAAAAAATCTTCTCAGACTCAGTTAGCACGACGGATCGGAACGACTACTACCAGGTTTCAATTGGCACAAAAGGTAATCTTAACCTTTCTCTGAATGGGCTAAGGGCAAATGCAAATGTGCAATTGATTAATGCAAATGGTGCCGTTTTGAGTCAATCCATTCGCACCGGTACAGCCCGTGAAGCGATCGCCCAGGTGGTGAATCCAGGAACCTATTATGTTCGGGTTTACCAGGTCAGTGGCAGCACAAACTATACCCTGAAACTTTCCGCCGACCCGATTTCATCTCCCGTCCCCACTCCACCTCCCAGACCAACGCCGACTCCAACCCCAACTTCAACTCCCGACTTTACCCAACAAGTTTTGGATCTGACCAACCAATTCCGCGCTCAAAATGGGGTAGGCCCCCTGAAGTTGAATGTGGAATTGAACGCTGCGGCTTTGACCCATTCCAAAAACATGGCATTGCAAGATTTCTTCAGCCACACGGGCAAGGATGGCTCAACCGCAGGCGATCGCTTGAAAACCGTTGGCTACGAATCTCTCGCTTGGGGAGAATATCAGATGACAATGAGGGTAGCGGATAAGTGA